The following are encoded together in the Scomber japonicus isolate fScoJap1 chromosome 20, fScoJap1.pri, whole genome shotgun sequence genome:
- the patl2 gene encoding protein PAT1 homolog 2, translated as MSDSEQQQEAEIVSQPQWPENGEEWSDGEDGTNMDCGLLQAMAEEDEEINVHNEETFGMDLDANGTTEDPSSTLLQFGELPPPLPKPQPPPDLKPPPSPHSSPSPPRHRPQYLPRACRGRGQRGQRGGLGRGQMFEDPAVMRIIEGRPSLKTLDSAIVDCGNAMYQNTFEEDWMVPSYRKARKISGSILQDSAVVCVIDGHRGRGQHLTSNFLDLPYPVSSFRGRRGEPRGPYSRRQFGQRGFSQVHSPMMPGSPIFSRQPLTPQHQYNQTRSFMYPTSRPCPSTPRSLTPKMMQLRFGANSPRPSPFYSPSSNPVQHFRYPGPVTQLHPQHKRLLSQKQRLFQRKQEGWDSYFNLMTAKEKEWITRLQMIQLQSENPYLEDYYYQEYYRRIEAKMAEEELGIRSKREPPKLTTPYITKTDHQYTPVVHIEGSLGQVAVSTCYSPRHAISAVHAVQAQSPLEEQKDTRQQRLEVLSKIEKLFMVLLEVEETERMKTPVLSEAEERRLMEKTQRKVEHIFSQLQHHDPLWEFLPFLLVSKGKKLLARLLPFLKHDSAVKILRIVTTNLPILMSRDADEALPVLYPSLLKVIGSLTFSQLIGVLRDLTSSESLTVYESLSLACQNKFGLSLLYGLLSKGEKLLSSGVPLEPSIGDFETWTDTIFQVAGQLSQCSLVEPLLMPSNLLTLFCRYLDKRTVHQLKSNMESATGFVALPS; from the exons ATGAGTGATTCAGAACAGCAACAA GAAGCAGAGATAGTGTCTCAGCCTCAGTGGCCTGAGAATGGAGAGGAGTGGAGCGATGGAGAGGATGGGACGAACATGGACTGTGGACTCCTGCAGGCTATGgctgaggaggatgaggagatcAACGTCCACAATGAGGAGACGTTTGGGATGG ATCTAGATGCAAATGGGACCACAGAGGACCCCAGCAGCACTCTCCTTCAGTTTGGAGAGCTACCGCCTCCTCTACCAAAACCACAACCACCACCAGACCTTAaacctcctccatcccctcacagctccccctcccctcccagaCACCGGCCGCAGTATCTGCCCCGGGCTTGCAGAGGGAGGGGACAGAGGGGACAGAGGGGAGGGCTGGGCAGGGGCCAGATGTTTGAAGACCCAGCTGTGATGAGGATCATAGAGGGGCGACCAAGCCTTAAG ACTCTCGACAGTGCCATAGTGGACTGTGGGAATGCCATGTACCAGAATACCTTTGAAGAGGAT TGGATGGTACCATCTTACAGAAAGGCCAGAAAAATCTCAGGATCTATACTTCAG GAcagtgctgtagtgtgtgtgattgatggtcacagaggcagaggtcagcacCTGACCTCCAACTTCCTGGATTTGCCATATCCTGTCTCTTCCTTCAGGGGCAGGAGAGGGGAACCCAGAGGACCCTACTCCAGAAGACAGTTTGGCCAAAGAGGCTTCTCTCAG GTACATTCACCCATGATGCCAGGATCACCCATTTTCTCACGTCAGCCGTTAACCCCACAGCATCAATACAATCAG ACGAGAAGTTTTATGTATCCTACAAGCCGACCTTGCCCATCCACTCCTCGATCTCTGACTCCTAAGATGATGCAACTTCGTTTTGGTGCAAATTCACCAAGGCCATCCCCCTTTTACAGTCCCTCATCTAATCCAGTGCAGCATTTCAG GTACCCGGGTCCAGTCACCCAGCTCCACCCACAACATAAACGGCTACTTAGTCAAAAACAGCGACTGTTCCAAAG AAAACAGGAGGGCTGGGATTCTTACTTTAATCTGATGACAGCCAAAGAGAAGGAGTGGATCACCCGGCTGCAGATGATTCAGCTACAAAGTGAGAATCCATATCTCGAGGACTACTACTACCAG GAGTACTATCGACGAATAGAAGCTAAGATGGCAGAGGAAGAGCTGGGCATCAGGAGCAAGAGAGAGCCACCCAAACTCACCACACCTTACATCACAAAAACTGACCACCAGTACACACCAG TGGTGCACATTGAAGGCTCTTTGGGTCAAGTTGCTGTGTCCACATGTTACTCTCCTCGCCATGCCATCAGTGCTGTTCATGCTGTCCAAGCTCAGAGTCCGCTCGAG gaacaaaaagacacaagacAACAGCGGTTAGAGGTCCTCAGCAAAATAGAAAAG TTGTTCATGGTTTTGTTGGAGGTGGAAGAGACGGAGAGGATGAAAACCCCTGTCTTGTCTGAAGCAGAAGAAAGAAGGTTGATGGAGAAGACCCAGAGGAAGGTGGAGCACATCTTCTCCCAGCTGCAACACCACGATCCCCTGT GGGAGTTTCTTCCTTTCCTGCTGGTCTCAAAAGGCAAAAAGCTACTCGCCCGTCTGCTCCCGTTTCTGAAACATGATTCTGCAGTTAAGATCCTGAGGATTGTGACCACTAACCTCCCTATTCTTATGAGCAGAGATGCAGATGAG GCTCTTCCAGTGCTCTACCCATCTCTTCTGAAAGTGATTGGAAGCCTGACATTCAGTCAGCTAATTGGGGTCCTCAGAGATCTGACATCGTCTGAGTCTCTTACAGTGTATGAGTCGCTCTCACTGGCGTGTCAGAACAAG TTTGGATTGTCCTTACTGTATGGTCTCCTGTCCAAAGGAGAGAAGTTGCTGTCCTCTGGTGTTCCTCTAGAGCCCAGCATTGGTGACTTTGAGACCTG GACCGACACAATATTCCAGGTGGCAGGGCAGCTATCACAGTGTTCACTGGTGGAGCCGCTTCTTATGCCCTCAAACCTGCTCACGCTCTTCTGCCGTTACCTGGACAAGCGGACTGTGCATCAGCTGAAAAGCAACATGGA GTCTGCAACCGGATTCGTGGCTCTTCCATCTTAA